In Antechinus flavipes isolate AdamAnt ecotype Samford, QLD, Australia chromosome 3, AdamAnt_v2, whole genome shotgun sequence, a genomic segment contains:
- the LOC127555466 gene encoding CYFIP-related Rac1 interactor A-like: MGNLIKVLGKDFENCPHFFLDFENAQPTEAETAVWNQVSAVLEEAQGILAELQSYTGAGQEIREAIQNPTDLPLQEKAWNAVCPLVVKLKRFYEFSLRLENALRSLLEALTSPPYAPTQHLEREQALAKQFAEILHFTLSFDELKMTNPAIQNDFSYYRRTISRNRINNLQLDAESEVNNEMANRMSLFYAEATPMLKTLSNATTKFVSENKTLPIEDTTDCLSTMACVCRVMLETPEYRSRFTNTETLLFCMRVMVGVIILYDHVHPVGAFAKTSKIDMKGCIKVLKEQPSNSTEGLLNALRYTTRHLNDDTTSKQVRALLQ; this comes from the exons ATGGGCAACCTCATAAAGGTACTGGGCAAAGATTTCGAAAACTGTCCTCACTTTTTCCTGGATTTTGAAA ATGCGCAGCCCACAGAAGCCGAGACGGCCGTGTGGAACCAGGTCAGCGCCGTGCTGGAGGAGGCCCAGGGCATTCTGGCAGAGCTGCAGTCCTACACCGGCGCCGGCCAGGAGATTCGGGAG GCCATCCAAAACCCAACTGACCTCCCGCTTCAGGAGAAGGCCTGGAACGCAGTGTGCCCGCTAGTGGTCAAGCTCAAGCGCTTCTACGAATTCTCCCTTCGACTGG AGAACGCCCTGAGGAGCCTCCTAGAAGCCCTCACCAGCCCCCCTTACGCCCCAACGCAGCACCTAGAGAGAGAGCAAGCCCTCGCCAAGCAGTTTGCCGAAATCCTCCACTTCACGCTCAGTTTCGATGAGCTCAAG atGACGAACCCCGCCATTCAGAATGACTTCAGTTACTACAGAAGAACCATCAGCCGAAACCGTATAAATAACTTACAG CTGGACGCTGAAAGCGAAGTCAACAACGAAATGGCCAACCGAATGTCCCTCTTCTATGCAGAAGCCACCCCCATGCTCAAGACCCTAAGCAATGCAACCACCAAGTTCGTCTCTGAG aACAAGACGCTCCCCATTGAGGACACTACAGACTGCCTGAGCACCATGGCCTGTGTCTGCCGAGTGATGCTGGAGACGCC GGAGTACAGGAGCCGCTTCACCAACACAGAGACTCTGCTCTTCTGTATGCGTGTCATGGTGGGCGTCATCATCCTCTACGACCACGTGCACCCAGTGGGGGCCTTTGCCAAGACATCCAAAATTGAC ATGAAGGGCTGCATCAAAGTTCTAAAGGAGCAACCTTCCAACAGCACCGAGGGGCTGCTGAATGCACTTCG GTACACCACCAGGCACCTGAACGATGACACCACCTCCAAACAGGTCCGAGCCCTGCTGCAGTGA